Genomic DNA from Bosea sp. (in: a-proteobacteria):
TGCCCGGACCGGGATGGGCATGACCTTCGAACATCGCCAGCACAAGGGCCTCAACAACCGGGCAGAGAATTCGCATCTGCCGACGCGGAGGCGAGAGAGGATCATGAAGCGGTTCAGATCCGCCAGGCACCTGCAGCGCCTCGTCTTTATCCAAGATCCGATCGCCAACCTCCACAATTGTCCCCGCCAAGCCATATCGTCATCCGACGATCAAGCGCTGCGAGCTGAGACGATTATGGCGTGGCGCGAGATCGCCGAACTGGGCGTCGCTGCGTAACGCAGGGGAAAGCGCCCCGTCTTCGCCTGGCCGCCGTTCGGCAAGTTGACAGCACCTGTCAGACGGGTGTCAGGGACCAGGCTTGTCATTGGGGGTATATGGTAGTAAGATTTGCTACTAATGAAAGGTGTGACCCCATGGCGAACGTGGAAAAAGTCAGCATTGCGTTGACCCCGGAACAGCTGGCCGCCCTGCGCGCGGTCGTTGAGGCGGGTGAATATGCCACCACCAGCGAAGTTGTGCGTGAGGCTTTGCGCGACTGGCAGCTTAAACGTGAACTCCAGCAAGACGATATCCGCCGCCTGCGCCAGCTCTGGCAGGATGGCCTGGCCAGTGGCTCGGCGGGTGAATTTGATATGACTGCGTTGCGCCTGGAAGCTCGTGCGCGTCTGGCCGGGGCAACGAAAGCTGGCCCTGATGGCAAATAGACTGATCTGGTCAAGGCAAGCACGCCTTGACCTCCTGGACATCTACGAACTGATCGGGGTTGAGCAGCCTGCGGCTGCGGAGCGGTATTTTGACCGGATCGAGGCGCTGGCCTCGCTCCTGCCTGAGCAGCCGCGTCTTGGCGTGGCCCGCCCCGAGATTGCGCCGGGTTTCCGCATGCTGGTCGAACGGCCTTACCTGATCCTCTATCGGATTGAACCGGATCTCCCGTCTGGCCCGGTTGAGCATGTCGAGATCGTCCGCGTGGTGGATGGCCGCCGCGACCTGAAGGGTCTTTTCTAGGCCGATCGTTGGTGGCTTCGCTGCTGCGCATGAGGTGGCATTTTTTTATCTGGGCGGTCTCAAATCTGAAGTGCATCACCGAGTTTCGATAGCTCAATCATAAAGACTTCCTCGGGTATTTGGAAGCCGAGGACGGCGCGCGGTCTGGTGTTGAGGCTGTGGGCGATCCTGTCGAGATCACGCTGGCTGTAGATCGACAGGTCGATGCCCTTGGGCAGGTACTGTCATGTGTGGACGGCTTGTTTGGGTCAAGGGTGTAAGTTCAGCTTTGGTTCGAGACAGGGATCGGTCATGTGTCCGGCCTGTTGACGCGGTTTGATGACCGCTGGCCCCGATGGTGATCGCTAGCCGGTCCCAATCAGACAGTCGAGCTGTTGAAGCTCGGACAGTACCACGGGTTTTCCGGTGCTTTCGTGTCTTGATCCGTCGCTTGTCTTGCCCTTTTCCCGTTACGGCGGGGATTCCGCCGCCTCATGCCCGGTTGTGATGCCGGGCAATTCCTGTTTCATGCCGCACGATACTCTTCACCATGCGCCATGATGGCCCATGCGATCCGGGCGGTCTTGTTGGCCCTCGCCACCGTGACCAAGCGTGCCGGTTTGCGTTCGAGCAAATGGCGCAGCCACGCGCCGGTTCCGGTTGTGCAGGCACCAGCCCGGCGCACGACCGATGTCGCCCCGATCACCAGAAGACGACGCAGATAGCTATTGCCCATCTTCGTGATGCGCCCGAGCCGTTCCTTTCCGCCGCTTGAGGTCTGGCGCGGAACCAGCCCGAGGAAGGCCGCGAAGTGCCGGCCCGACCGGAAGGCTTCGGGATCGCCGACACTGGCTGCTAGGGCGGTGGCCGTGATCAGTCCGATGCCGGGGATCGTCTCCAGACGCTGGCTAACCGCGTTGTCCCGATGCCAGGCCAGAAGCTTGCGCTCGATGGCATGGATGCCGGTCGCGAGCACATCGAGCTGGCTGCTCATGACATCCATGGCCAGCACAGCACCATCGGGCAGATCGGGATGCCCACTCTCGCGCAAGCTCTTCATGAAGGCGATGATCCGGACTGGTCCCTGTGGCAGCACGATCCCGAACTCCGCAAGATGGCTGCGCATGGCATTGAGTAGCATCGTGCGCTGGCGCATCAGGAGGTCACGCGAACGGTGCAGCATCAGGCAGCCCTGCTGTTCCTCGCTCTTGATCGGAACATTGCCCATGCCCGGGCGCAATACCGCCTCGCAGATCGCTTCTGCATCCGCCGCACATTCTTCTGGCGCTTGACATAGGGCTTCACATAAGCCGGCGCGATCAGGCGGACATCGTGTCCCATCGCCGAGATCCTCCGTCCCCAGTCATGCGCGCTGGCGCAGGCCTCCATGCCGATCCGGCACGCGGGCAGTTCCGAAAGAAAAGCCAGAAGCGCCGGGCGGCGCAGCTGCCGGCGCAGCACGACCTCACCCGCCTCATTCACCCCGTGAAGCTGGAAAACGGACTTGGCCAAATCGATCCCGAGTGTTGTAATCCGCATGTGGATGGCTCCTTCCTTCTGTTGGCGACAACATTCCCCAACATGGCACATCGCGATGCCGCCGGGGGGAGCCGTCCACACCATCAGGTTGCCGAAGTGTCGACGAACATCGGCTATTTGAGCGCGATGATGACGAGTGCGGAATCCATTGATCGTGGCGATCGGTTCCCGGCGGACGTCATCGAGCAGGCTGTCTGGCTCTTTGTCCGTTGTCCACTCAGCCTGCGGATGGTCGAGGACCTGCTGGGGGCAAGCGGGATCGTCGTCAGCCATGAATCAGGCACGAAACCGTGCGGTGCCGGGCGGAGACATTCGGACGGATATACGCCAACAAGATCCGTCGGCGCGCCCCGCAGTTCTGCGACAAGTGGCATCTCGACGAAGTCGTGATCTCGATCAACGGCAAGATGCAGTGCCATGTTCGCGCCGTCGATGCTGATGGCTTGTGGCGGCCTGGTTCTCGACGCCCTGGTTCAGGGCCGCGAGGGTCGGTGCGCAGCGGAGAAGCTCGCAGTGGAGAAGCTCTTGCGCAAGTTGATACGAAAGCAATCCCGCGCACCGCGGGTGATGGTCACCGACAAGCTCGGTTCCTATGGCGCTGCCCGGACCGGGATGGGCATGACCTTCGAACATCGCCAGCACAAGGGCCTCAACAACCGGGCGGAGAATTCGCATCTGCCGACGCGGCGGCGCAAGAGGATCATCAAGCGGTTCACATCCGCCCGACACCTGAAGCGCCTCGTCTTTATCCAAGATCCGATCGCCAACCTCCACAATTGTCCCCGCCAAGCCATGTCGTCATCCGACGATCAAGCGCTGCGAGCTGAGACGATTATGGCGTGGCGCGAGATCGCTGAACCGGGTATCGCTGCGTAACGCAGGGGAAAGCGCCCCGTCTTCGCGTGGCCGCCGGTCGGCAAGTTGACAGTACCTGTCTCGATGGCCTTGGACCTCGATGCCGTTTCTGCTTCATTCGACTGACAGGCTGGACATTCATGCTAAGCGACATACCAAAATCAAAGTTTTGCCATGTCGATTTCCGGCGTTTCTGGGGCAAGGCGCAGCCGCAACCGGATGCGAGGTCGTCTGCCAGTATGGCCATTCCTTGCCCATTTCACCCTGTCGCCTGGCATGGGCTTGATGTCGCGGCCGTGTTTCTTGAGCTTCTTGACGCCTGGCCGGACGAAGCTCGGGCGCTGGAACGCGCGTTCCAAGGTGATTGGCCGACGGCGCGTGGGGCATTGGCTATCTTGGTTGCCCTGCACGACATCGGCAAATTCGCCCCGGCTTTCCAGGCCAAGGCGCCGGAACAGGCCCCTTCTGAACTGATACCGTTGCTGACGAATACTGGCATCGACCATGGCGCGACCGGGATCGCCTACTTGGGCTGTGACCGCTACCTCAAGCGGCAGTGCGACGCCTTGCTGCCACATCTTCACAGCGACGAAAGATGGGCGTTGCTGCAGCCTGTCCTTGGGCATCACGGGCGGCCACTGGTCGACGCGACTATTCTGGCCGAACGTGACGGCAGACGCGATGGCCCATCAGCGGACGCCGCGCGGGCATTCATGGATGAAGTGCTTGCCCTGTTCGGCCATCCTGAACTGCCAAGGCTAGGGAAAGGACAGGCCGCCACCCTGTCCTGGCGGCTGGCGGGGCTGGTGGCGCTGGCGGATTGGATCGGCTCGAGCCAGACCTGCTTTCCCTACACGACAGCGGAACTCGGTGCTGCAGATTACTGGACACTGGCGCAGAAGCGGGCGAGGCAGGCGGTTGCGGCCGCGGGCCTTCGTGGCGCGCCGGTCTCGCAGATGCCGGCAACCGACGCCGTGACGCGCGGCGACTTTGCGTTGACCGATGCGCAAAGCTGGGCGGCGGAGCTCTCGCTCGACGAGGGTGCCGGGCTCTTCATCCTTGAGGACATGATGGGCTCGGGAAAGACTGAGGCTGCGTTGATTCTCGCGCACCGTCTCATGCAGGCCGGCCGCGCGGGCGGGCTGTATGTAGCGCTGCCGACAATGGCGACGGCCAATGCGCTTTATGGCCGGATGGTACGCATTTACCGTCGCCTGTTCATGCCGGATGCGTCGCCAAGCCTGATTCTGGCCCATGGCGCGCGTGATCTTGACGAACAATTCCGCAGCAGCATTGGCCTCGAACGCCTGGTGCCAAATGTGGTCCCGATCACTGCCAGCGAGGATGATGCGGACGCCTCGGAAGTGGCCTGCGCGCGGTGGCTAGCGGATGACCGGCGCAAGACGTTTCTGGCCGATGTCGGCGTCGGCACGATTGATCAGGCGCTGCTCGGCATGCTGCCGGTGAAGCATTGCGCGGTGCGGCAACTGGGCCTGCGCCGCCGCGTGCTCATCATCGACGAGGCGCATGCCTATGACGCCTATATGCAGAAGGAGATCGAGCGGCTGATCAGCTATCAGGGTAGCATGAATGCGCCGGTGATCGTGCTGTCGGCGACATTGCCGTCACTCATCCGGGGCGGCTCACGAAGGCTTGGGGCGATGCCCGCAAGTTGCCTGCCGTGAGCCAAGGAGAGGCCAGTTATCCGCTGGCGACCGTGCTGGGCCCAACAGGCGCGCGGCAGACACGGTTGATGCCGCGCGCCGACCTCGTGCGGGAGGTGGCCATCAGGCGCTTGCCCGATCACGCCGCTGCCGATGCGCTGGTGGTCGAGGCTGCACGGCAGGCGCGGCCGTGGCGCGGCTGTGCAACACGGTCGATGACGCGATCGCGGCGTGGCAGCGTCTGACGGCGCAGGGCATCGAGGCGGAGCTGTTTCATGCCCGCTTCGCCATGTGCAACCGCATCGCCATCGAGCAGGCGGCGATGGCGCGCTTCGGCAAATCCTCGCTGCCCGAGGATCGGCGCGGCCGCGTGCTGGTGGCGACCCAGGTGATAGAGCAATCGCTGGATGTCGACTTCGATCTCATGGTCAGCGATCTCGCCCCCATCGATCTTCTGCTGCAGCGCATGGGGCGGGTCTGGCGTCATACAGGCCGGCAGGAGCGTGGCTGGGGGCAGCCGACCTTGGCCGTGCTTTCACCCCAAGCCGTGCCGGATGCGCTCGCAGATTGGTATGGCGCGCTGTTTCCCGCCGGTCAATTTGTCTACCCCGACCACGCGCGGTTGTGGCGCACGGCGCGTCTGCTGTTTGGCAGCGATTGCATCAAGGTACCGGAAGACATGCGCCCTCTGGTCGAGCAGGTCTATGCCGATGAAATTACGGACGTGCCGGAAGGCCTTGCTCCATCGGTGATCAGGACATCTGGCAAGGATATGGCAAACCGGGGCCATGCTTCGCTCAATCTGCTGAACCTGGAAGACGGCTACGCGCCACACAGCGGGCTGTGGCAGACCGACATCCGGACGCCAACCCGCCTGAGCGACAACCGCACGACGCTGAGGCTGGCGCGAATCAGCGAGGGTAGGCTCATTCCCTACGCAATGACGCCTGATCTGCGACAAGCTTGGGCGCTGTCAGAACTTAGCGTCAGCGCGCGGCGTGTCAGTGGTCGTGGATGTTATGAGCCGGCGATCGAAACACAGGCGGCAGCGCTCGATGTGTTGTGGGAGCGCGAGGGAATGAAAGCACTTTGCCTTCCTTTGCTGGAGGATGGCGAAGGTTGTGTCTTTCATGTCAGAACGTCTGAAGGCAGAAATAAGTCGGGTCGATACGCTGGAATCATTGGACTATTTTGGACGTGATAATGCAAAAAGAATTGCAGTTATGGTGCGTGTTCCCCACGCCCGTGGGGATGAACCGAAGGAAGATTTGTGATGATGATTGACGGAAACGTGTTCCCCACGCCCGTGGGGATGAACCGCCCGTGACAACCGCATGCACCAATGGCTGGGCGTGTTCCCCACGCCCGTGGGGATGAACCGAGGCGAGCGCGTCACGTCCTATAGCGTCGCGCGTGTTCCCCACGCCCGTGGGGATGAACCGGTGAAGACTTTATCAGGCGCTTGGCGCTCAATGTGTTCCCCACGCCCGTGGGGATGAACCGTTGCCAGAGATTGCACCCCCCCCTGCCCCCCTGTGTTCCCCACGCCCGTGGGGATGAACCGCGCATCAGGGTATCGTGCAAGAGCCCGCCAAGGTGTTCCCCACGCCCGTGGGGATGAACCGACACGCGCCGCCGCAAGCCGCTGGACGCCCGTGTGTTCCCCACGCCCGTGGGGATGAACCGAAACTCGTCAATCGACATGTCAGACACAACCCGTGTTCCCCACGCCCGTGGGGATGAACCGACCCCGGCGGCGCGACTAATCTTGGCATAACCGTGTTCCCCACGCCCGTGGGGATGAACCGTAAGCAGGGCCTCGGCGTCCAGATCGCCAATGGCATTCCCCACGCCCGTGGGGATGAACCGACCTTCAGGTGCGCCCAGTTCCACAGATGCCGGTGTTCCCCACGCCCGTGGGGATGAACCGGTGCCCATCCGTCGCGGCGTAGGTGATGTGCCGTGTTCCCCACGCCCGTGGGGATGAACCGGCTTGTGGGCACATCATCGCGTGAACGCTGTTGTGTTCCCCACGCCCGTGGGGATGAACCGTAAGCGTGTAGGCAACCCCACGTATCTTTTGGTGTTCTGATCGCTCATTTTCCCGGTGAATCATGTGGGGAATCCTATGAGCGAGAGTATGAATCAAGATCGAGTTTTTGAGGTTTTGACGGCAGCGCCGGTGCGGACGAGGCGCAGGCTACGTGATTGGTCGGTCGACGAGAAGGCACGACTGATTTCCCAGACGCTGTTGCCTGGTGCGAATGTTTCGGCGATTGCGCGTTCTGCCGGGGTTGACCCTTCGCAGCTTTATGGATGGCGGCGACAGGCCCGGGCATCCGGGGCGGTCAAAGCCATGCCCGTTGCGCACGATGAGGTGAAGTTTGCGCGCGTCGAGGCGGCTGGCAACTGGGCTGTGGAGATTGTCATTCGGGATACGGTTGTCCGCGTTGGCGGCGACATCGATGCGGATCATCTGACCGTGATACTGAGGGCGGTGCGCAAAGCATGATTGGCCTGGGTGTCGTCGTTTACGTGTCGTGCCAGCCCGTCGACTTTCGTAAAGGTGCCGCATCCCTGATGGTGCTTGTCCGGGATGGCGGCCTCGACCCGTTCAACGGCGCGCTTTACGTGTTTCGGTCGAAACGTGCGGACCGTGTTCGGATCGTGTGGTGGGATGGCAGCGGCGTTTGTCTCTATTCGAAGACGCTTGAGGAGCAAGGCTTTTGCTGGCCTGCCCTATCGGCGGCTCGCATTCGCCTGGACCATTCGCAGCTGATGGCTCTTCTGGCCGGGATGGACTGGAAGAAGATCCGTCCGACAAAGGTGCGGCGACCCTTGCTGACGGGATGATGTCGATCTGCGGCAAGATGAATCATGCTGCTGTAATCATTGGGAAAGTGAGCGGTTTTGTGCTCTATTTGCACCCATGGATTTACCCCTGAACACCTTGCCGGACGACGTGGATGCGCTCAAGGCGATGGTGCTCGCCCTGGCGCGTGCGCAGGCGCAAGGGGATGTTCGATTAAGAGCCGCGGAGGCTGAAATCGCCCGGCTGGAGGCGATCGAACAGAGCGCCAACGAGCGGATTGCCAACCTGACGCTGATCATGAAGGTCTTGCAGCGCGCGCAACATGGCAAGCGCTCTGAACGGCTCCGCGCCGGTGGTCCTGGGGTCCTCGACGACGAGCAGATTGCCTTTGCCTTCGAGGAGGTGGAGACCGGCCTTTCGAGCGTCCAGAGCGAACTCGACCGGGGCGCCAGGGACAAGCCGAAACGCGCTCCACGCCCGCGCAAAGGCTTTGCTGCGCATCTTGAGCGCATCGAGGAGGTCATCGAGCCGGAACTCCCCGCTGGATATGAGGGCCTGGAGAAGGTGCTGATCAGCGAAGACCGTTCCGAACGGCTCGATGTCATTCCGCCGAAGTTCAGGGTCATCGTGACGCGCCGTCCCAAATATGCCTTCCGTGGCCATGACGGCGTGATCCAGGCGCTCGCACCGGCACACATCATCGAAGCCGGATTGCCAACGGAACGGCTGCTCGCCTTTATCGCGGTCTCCAAATATGCCGACGGTCTTCCGCTTTACCGTCAGGAGGCGATCTACCTGCGCGACGGGGTCGAGATCAGCCGATCCCTGATGGCCCAATGGATGGGCCATCTTGGGTTTGAACTGCAGATACTGGCCGATTACATCCTCGAAAAGATCAAGGAGGGTGAGCGGATCTTTGCCGACGAAACGAGCTTGCCCACTCTGGCTCCCGGATCGGGGAAAGCAACCAAGGCCTGGTTATGGGCCTACGCGCGCGATGATCGCCCCTATGGCGGCACCAGTCCGCCAATGGTGGCCTATCGCTTCGAAGACGGCAGAGGCGCTGAATGTGTGGCCCGTCATCTGTCCGGGTACAACGGCATCCTGCAGGTCGATGGATACGTGGCCTATAGCAGCCTTGCCAAGAGCCAGGCCAAGAGCCAGGCCAAAAGCCAGGCCAAAAGCCAGGCCAAAACCGGCAGCACAGAAACGATGAGGCTTGCCGGATGTTGGGCGCATCTCAGGCGCAGGTTCTACGATCTGCACATCAGCGGCGTCTCGCAGGCTGCCACGGACAGCGTCATGGCCATGACCGAGCTGTGGAGGGTCGAAGATGACGTGCGCGGCCGGAATGCAGACACCCGCGCGAAGCTCCGGCAGGAAAAGTCTGCGCCTGTCGTCGCGCGCCTCTTCGATCTTTGGGAACGGGAGCTCGGCAAGGTCTCCGGCAAGTCCAAGACGGCGGAAGCAATCCGCTATGCGCTCGCCCGCCGTGAAGCACTCGAACGGTTCCTCTCCGACGGTCGCATTGAAATCGACTCCAACATCGTCGAACGGGCCATCAGGCCCCAAACCATTACGCGAAAGAACAGCCTCTTTGCCGGAAGTGAAGGCGGTGGCAGGACCTGGGCTACACTGGGAACGCTTCTGCAAACCGCCAGGATGAACAATGTCGATCCTCTCGACTGGCTGTCGCAAACCCTCGCGCATATCGCCCAAGGATGGCCCGCATCCAAAATCGACGCCCTCATGCCCTGGAACTTCAGGTCAAACGCCCTCAGCTAACCGCTTACCGTGCAGGGCTACAACGCGCAGGCAGTGGTGACGACCGGGCAGATCATCCTGGCCGCTGACGTCACCACCGAGGCCAACGATGTGCGCCAACTCACCGGCATGCTTGACCAGGCACAGGCCAATGCCGAAGCAGTGCCGGGCGAGGAAGCGGTTCTCGGCGCGGCGGTTGCGGATGCCGGGTACTGGTCGGAGGCGGATGCCGGGTACTGGTCGGAGGCGAATGCCGAAAGCCAGACCGGGGAATGCGAACTGTTCATTGCAACCCAGAAGGATCACAAGCAGCGAGCTGCCTTGCGGGAGGCACCATCGCCGCGGGGGCGGATGCCGAAGTCAATGACCGCGCGCGAGCGTATGGATCGCAAGCTGCGGACCAGGCGCGGCCGTGGGCTCTACCGTCAACGGGGAGCCAGCGTCGAGCCGGTGTTCGGACAGATGAAGGATCGCCAGGATGCCGGTCGCTTCAGCATGCGCGGGCTTGAGCTCTGCCGCGGCGAGTGGCAGCTCCAGGCCGCCGTTCACAACCTTCGAAAACTGCACCGGGAGTCCGTCCGCCGAACAGAAAACGCAGGTTAGAACCGCCAGAATGGCCGAAAACCCGCCTCAATGAGCCGCAAGAACCCGCTTCTCTACGCCGTCATGGCGCGCTGGAGCGCGGTGAACCTAAAAAAACACCTATTGGGCGACAGGCTCTTAGGGCCTCGACATAGCCGTCGAACGCCGTTTCACTCTCGACTGTCCAGATGTCCATTGCCGCTCGATTCCTCAATTACCGAGCGGCACGCTATCAAATCAGACGTCAGCGCGAAGCTCCGCAAGACCGCGACTTTCTGACTCAGTAAGACTAAGCGTTTGATTTCGAGCAGCTCTTGTTCTGACCCCCTACTGCCACATCCTAATTTCGCCATCAGCGTATTCTAGTATACCCCTTTCTCTTTCAGCATCTTCGCCACTTGGCCTAAATGCAATAAAAATGAATTCTTCGTCGGGGATGCTTATAAATCTAGAAATATCTGAAGATTTGATCCAGCCCAGCGAGTATTTTGGTCCGATTTTTTTAAGTATTTCTCCGTTCTTATTCTTAATCTCGCCTCCCAAGCTCCAGATAATCGACGGGAACACATTTGCGCTGTCGCCCCCGAAGGTCTTGTTATCGCCTGCTGCTGATATGAGCAGGTTTCT
This window encodes:
- a CDS encoding type II toxin-antitoxin system ParD family antitoxin, which encodes MANVEKVSIALTPEQLAALRAVVEAGEYATTSEVVREALRDWQLKRELQQDDIRRLRQLWQDGLASGSAGEFDMTALRLEARARLAGATKAGPDGK
- a CDS encoding type II toxin-antitoxin system RelE/ParE family toxin — encoded protein: MANRLIWSRQARLDLLDIYELIGVEQPAAAERYFDRIEALASLLPEQPRLGVARPEIAPGFRMLVERPYLILYRIEPDLPSGPVEHVEIVRVVDGRRDLKGLF
- a CDS encoding CRISPR-associated endonuclease Cas3'', which encodes MLSDIPKSKFCHVDFRRFWGKAQPQPDARSSASMAIPCPFHPVAWHGLDVAAVFLELLDAWPDEARALERAFQGDWPTARGALAILVALHDIGKFAPAFQAKAPEQAPSELIPLLTNTGIDHGATGIAYLGCDRYLKRQCDALLPHLHSDERWALLQPVLGHHGRPLVDATILAERDGRRDGPSADAARAFMDEVLALFGHPELPRLGKGQAATLSWRLAGLVALADWIGSSQTCFPYTTAELGAADYWTLAQKRARQAVAAAGLRGAPVSQMPATDAVTRGDFALTDAQSWAAELSLDEGAGLFILEDMMGSGKTEAALILAHRLMQAGRAGGLYVALPTMATANALYGRMVRIYRRLFMPDASPSLILAHGARDLDEQFRSSIGLERLVPNVVPITASEDDADASEVACARWLADDRRKTFLADVGVGTIDQALLGMLPVKHCAVRQLGLRRRVLIIDEAHAYDAYMQKEIERLISYQGSMNAPVIVLSATLPSLIRGGSRRLGAMPASCLP
- the cas3 gene encoding CRISPR-associated helicase Cas3': MARLCNTVDDAIAAWQRLTAQGIEAELFHARFAMCNRIAIEQAAMARFGKSSLPEDRRGRVLVATQVIEQSLDVDFDLMVSDLAPIDLLLQRMGRVWRHTGRQERGWGQPTLAVLSPQAVPDALADWYGALFPAGQFVYPDHARLWRTARLLFGSDCIKVPEDMRPLVEQVYADEITDVPEGLAPSVIRTSGKDMANRGHASLNLLNLEDGYAPHSGLWQTDIRTPTRLSDNRTTLRLARISEGRLIPYAMTPDLRQAWALSELSVSARRVSGRGCYEPAIETQAAALDVLWEREGMKALCLPLLEDGEGCVFHVRTSEGRNKSGRYAGIIGLFWT
- a CDS encoding transposase — encoded protein: MSESMNQDRVFEVLTAAPVRTRRRLRDWSVDEKARLISQTLLPGANVSAIARSAGVDPSQLYGWRRQARASGAVKAMPVAHDEVKFARVEAAGNWAVEIVIRDTVVRVGGDIDADHLTVILRAVRKA
- the tnpB gene encoding IS66 family insertion sequence element accessory protein TnpB; translated protein: MIGLGVVVYVSCQPVDFRKGAASLMVLVRDGGLDPFNGALYVFRSKRADRVRIVWWDGSGVCLYSKTLEEQGFCWPALSAARIRLDHSQLMALLAGMDWKKIRPTKVRRPLLTG
- a CDS encoding IS66 family transposase, which gives rise to MDLPLNTLPDDVDALKAMVLALARAQAQGDVRLRAAEAEIARLEAIEQSANERIANLTLIMKVLQRAQHGKRSERLRAGGPGVLDDEQIAFAFEEVETGLSSVQSELDRGARDKPKRAPRPRKGFAAHLERIEEVIEPELPAGYEGLEKVLISEDRSERLDVIPPKFRVIVTRRPKYAFRGHDGVIQALAPAHIIEAGLPTERLLAFIAVSKYADGLPLYRQEAIYLRDGVEISRSLMAQWMGHLGFELQILADYILEKIKEGERIFADETSLPTLAPGSGKATKAWLWAYARDDRPYGGTSPPMVAYRFEDGRGAECVARHLSGYNGILQVDGYVAYSSLAKSQAKSQAKSQAKSQAKTGSTETMRLAGCWAHLRRRFYDLHISGVSQAATDSVMAMTELWRVEDDVRGRNADTRAKLRQEKSAPVVARLFDLWERELGKVSGKSKTAEAIRYALARREALERFLSDGRIEIDSNIVERAIRPQTITRKNSLFAGSEGGGRTWATLGTLLQTARMNNVDPLDWLSQTLAHIAQGWPASKIDALMPWNFRSNALS
- a CDS encoding transposase; protein product: MQGYNAQAVVTTGQIILAADVTTEANDVRQLTGMLDQAQANAEAVPGEEAVLGAAVADAGYWSEADAGYWSEANAESQTGECELFIATQKDHKQRAALREAPSPRGRMPKSMTARERMDRKLRTRRGRGLYRQRGASVEPVFGQMKDRQDAGRFSMRGLELCRGEWQLQAAVHNLRKLHRESVRRTENAG